The genome window CCACCAGGTGTGTTTTCTCGCCGACAAAACCACGCGCGACAAAACCGGCATTAAGGGCAATGGCCACCGCGATGGGATTAAACGCGGATTCAAACACGCCCCCCGGCTGGACTTTTGTCACAAACCCTACCTCGCTGGTGGGTGATGCCTGGCCCTTGGTCAGGCCGTAGACCTGGTTGTTGTGCACGATTACGGTGATATTGACGTTTCTCCGTATGGCGTGCATGAAGTGGTTGCCGCCCTCCCCGTAGCAGTCGCCGTCGCCCGTTGTGACCACGACCACCAGCTCGTGGTTCGCGAGCTTCGCCCCGGTGGCCGGCGGGAGTGTGCGGCCGTGGAGACTGTTAAAGGTGTTGCCCTTCATGTAGTGAGGGAGTTTACTCGACTGGCCGATACCGGAGACGAGGAGCACCTGATGAGGCTCCAGACCCAGCCCGACAAGCGCCTCCTGCACAGCCCTCAGTAACATAAAGTTACCGCAGCCGGGACACCACGCCGTCTCCTGTCCCTGATAATCCTTCAGCTCTACCATGACCGCACTAGCCTTTCAAATATAGCACCGGGGTTCCGTCCCCAATCAAATGTTAAACAAGCAATTACGTGCGAGCTTGCTCGCACGCTGCATTTTTTTGTTGTTTTGCTATTTCAGATTATTTCGCATGGTTAATTATATACTCCGGGCAGAAAGGGAGACCGTCATATTTAAGAATATTCCCGGTGACGGCCCTGCCGCCTGTCTCTGCCTTTATTATGCGTGCCAGCTGTCCGGTGGCATTGTTCTCCACCACGAGACATTTTTTGGCCTTCTCCATTGCACCGGCCACATGCTCCGAGGGGAAGGGCCACAGCTCGCTCATGTGCATCATACCGGCGCTGCCGCCGTCCGCGTTTATCGTGTCCACCGCCTCCCGCATGGCCCCGTAGGTTGAACCCCAGCCGATTAGCAGGGTCTCTGCCCCTTTCGCACCGTAAATCCCGGGAGGTAATATCTCGCCTTTCAATCCGTCCAGTTTCTTCATGCGTTTTTCTACCATCCGGTTCCGTATCTCAAGGTCCTCGGTCAGGTGGCCTTCCTCATCGTGCTCGTCGCTGTCCGTTACCACCGTTACGCCGGGGGTCCCGGGAAGCGCCCTTGGGGATATGCCGGAGTCGGTGATGGCGTGTCTCTTGTACCCGTCCGTTATATTTGCCAGGTCTTTTTCGGTAAGAAATTCGCCCCTGTCAACGGTTATCTTTTCCACGTCAAGTTCATCTATGGTCCAGCAGGAGTCGGCGAGGTGCTGGTCGCTCATGATTATCACAGGCGTCTGGTACCTGTCCGCCAGGTTAAACGCCTTGCCCATGAGGTAAAATGCCTCTTCAGCGGTGCCCGGCGCCAGTATCGCCCTTGGGAACTCACCGTGCGCCGCATGCAGCACAAACTCAAGGTCCGACTGCTCGGTCCGGGTGGGAAGTCCGGTTGATGGTCCGGGCCGCTGCGCCTCCACCACCACAATCGGCGTTTCGGTCATGCCCGCCAGGCCAAGCCCCTCGACCATGAGACAGAAACCGCCCCCGGAGGTGGCGGTCAAGGTTCTGACCCCTGCGAAGGACGCGCCGATGGCCATGTTTATGGCCGCTATCTCGTCCTCCGCCTGTTCCACTATCAGTCCCCACTCACCGGCCTTTCCCGCAAGGTAGGTCATTATCCCGGTGGACGGGGTCATCGGGTAGGCCGACATGAATTTGCATCCCGCCGCAAGCGCCCCCAGCGCCAGCGCCTCGTTGCCGCTTATGAGCATCCGGCGTTTACCCTTATCAGGGGGGGTGAACTCCCAGGTGAACTGTCTGGAGAAATCCTCGGTAGTGAAATCGTATCCCGCCCTCGCGGCCTTTACGTCATCGTCCGCGACCTTCTCATCTTTGCCGTATATCTCCTTCAACATCTCAGCGAGAGTCTCAAAATCATACCGCATGAGCCCAAGCGCCGCGCCCGCCGCCACCGAATTACCGTATCTCCTGTGGCCCCCCTTCTCCACGGCCAGCCGTTCGAGCGGCACACTGACAAGTGCCGGGCCCTCCTGTTGCGAACTATCGGGCAGACGCACCTTCTCCCCGTCATAAATAATCGCCCCGCCCCGCGGCACCTCTCCCCTATGCAGGTCAATGGTCTCTTTATTCAGGGCTATCAGTATGTCGGCGCCCTGCGTCATGGCGGTTACGTACTCGTCCCGTATCCTTACGGTAGAGGTATTGTGCCCGCCCCTGATGCGTGACTGGTAGTCCTGGACCGAGAATACGTGGTATCCGTTGCGGGAGAAGACGTGGGAAAGGATGTGGCAGATGGATTGCATCCCCTGCCCGGCAGCACCGCCTATCTTTATCTTAAAATCCAGTTGTATACCCCCCCCTTTTTTTGTATCCGCGTATCCGCGTGATTTGACAGGGCCATTGCATCTTATCCCCTGCGTTAAACAGGTGTCAAGCTATAAAGGTATTGCGGCGGCAGTCCCCGTGAGATTTCTTGACAATCATGTGTGTTGTGATATTATTTTGCTTGGCATAATTTGTTTATATCCATAGATTTGCGGGGTTTTGTGACAAATTGTTAAACGGTCTCTTACGTCCGGTACGGAGACCGGACGCTGCACCTTCCCCTCCCTTGATGGGGGAGGGGGAAAAGTGGTATATGACAACCTTTTCTGCCTTTGGTTTAATATTTTAATATATATAGACGGGAGCATATAAGCCTTTCAGAGGTTTTAGTCATTATGAAAACGGAACTGCGGGAATTGAAAGGGAAGGCGGAGGCAGAGCTGAAGAACGCCGGTTCACCCGATGAACTTGAGGCCTTCCGTATAAAATACCTGGGGAGAAAGGGGCTTTTGAGTGAACTCCTTACAAAAATCCCGTCCCTGCCCGCAGAGGAAAGACCGGGGGCGGGGCGTCTTCTTAACGAACTGAAGAAGAATTTGTCCGGCAGGTATGAAGAGGCGAAAGGGGCACTGGGAGATAAGGGTCGTCCCGGCGCAGCCGCCGCGGTTCAGGACGTGACGCTGCCCGGCAGAAGGCCTTCTCTCGGCCGCAGGCACCCGCTCGTACAGACCATAAACGAGATAAAAGACATCTTCACCCGGATGGGTTTTGAGGTGGCCTTCGGGCCGGAGGTGGAGCTTGAGTATTATAACTTTGAGGCGCTCAACATCCCGCCGGACCATCCCTCCAGGGACGACTTTGATACCTTTTACGTCTCAGGCTCGGATGACGTCCTGCTGAGGAGCCAGACCTCCACCGTGCAGATAAGGGTGATGGAGAAACAGGGACCCCCAATCCGCATAATTGCCCCCGGCAAGGTATTCAGGCCCGACACGGTGGACG of Candidatus Bathyanammoxibius amoris contains these proteins:
- a CDS encoding 2-oxoacid:ferredoxin oxidoreductase subunit beta, with product MVELKDYQGQETAWCPGCGNFMLLRAVQEALVGLGLEPHQVLLVSGIGQSSKLPHYMKGNTFNSLHGRTLPPATGAKLANHELVVVVTTGDGDCYGEGGNHFMHAIRRNVNITVIVHNNQVYGLTKGQASPTSEVGFVTKVQPGGVFESAFNPIAVAIALNAGFVARGFVGEKTHLVDLFQKAVRHEGFALVDVLQNCPSFNKQNTFQWYKERVYKLEDKEPDYDPGDKMAAFQKAQEWGDRIPIGLIYNHTGRAAMEKREPVIAKKPLVKQPLDRSGFDELLKEFY
- a CDS encoding 2-oxoacid:acceptor oxidoreductase subunit alpha, with product MKIGGAAGQGMQSICHILSHVFSRNGYHVFSVQDYQSRIRGGHNTSTVRIRDEYVTAMTQGADILIALNKETIDLHRGEVPRGGAIIYDGEKVRLPDSSQQEGPALVSVPLERLAVEKGGHRRYGNSVAAGAALGLMRYDFETLAEMLKEIYGKDEKVADDDVKAARAGYDFTTEDFSRQFTWEFTPPDKGKRRMLISGNEALALGALAAGCKFMSAYPMTPSTGIMTYLAGKAGEWGLIVEQAEDEIAAINMAIGASFAGVRTLTATSGGGFCLMVEGLGLAGMTETPIVVVEAQRPGPSTGLPTRTEQSDLEFVLHAAHGEFPRAILAPGTAEEAFYLMGKAFNLADRYQTPVIIMSDQHLADSCWTIDELDVEKITVDRGEFLTEKDLANITDGYKRHAITDSGISPRALPGTPGVTVVTDSDEHDEEGHLTEDLEIRNRMVEKRMKKLDGLKGEILPPGIYGAKGAETLLIGWGSTYGAMREAVDTINADGGSAGMMHMSELWPFPSEHVAGAMEKAKKCLVVENNATGQLARIIKAETGGRAVTGNILKYDGLPFCPEYIINHAK
- the pheS gene encoding phenylalanine--tRNA ligase subunit alpha — encoded protein: MKTELRELKGKAEAELKNAGSPDELEAFRIKYLGRKGLLSELLTKIPSLPAEERPGAGRLLNELKKNLSGRYEEAKGALGDKGRPGAAAAVQDVTLPGRRPSLGRRHPLVQTINEIKDIFTRMGFEVAFGPEVELEYYNFEALNIPPDHPSRDDFDTFYVSGSDDVLLRSQTSTVQIRVMEKQGPPIRIIAPGKVFRPDTVDATHSFMFHQIEGLMVEEGVTFGHLKGVLKLFVQAYYGPDTQVRFRPSFFPFTEPSAEMEISCSLCKGKGCSTCGSGWMEILGAGMVDPNVFKAVGYDAEKYTGFAFGMGVERMAMLKYGINDIRSFFENDMRFLSQF